AGGTAGATGTCCCGACGCAGGTGCGCCGCTCCGGCGCTGAGCAGCGTCCCGGTGAAGTCGGCCTGCTCGGAGCGGACCTGGGGGCCGTCCCCGGCGCGGATCACCCGTACGCCGTCGTCGGCGGGCTCCACCAGCCGGCTTAACGGCACACCGAGCGCCGCGCCGAGCGCCCACAGCGTCTCCACGCTCGGGTTGCCGGTCCCCGACTCCAGCTGGGAGACGGTGGACTTGGCGACACCCGCCCGCCGGGCGAGCTCGGTCAGCGAGATGCCCACCCGGTCCCGCTCCCGGCGCAGGGCGGCGGCGATCGTGGCGAGCGGGGCGGCCGGTTCGGGAGGCATGCGTTCGCTCCATTGGATCAACGTTCGGCATGAGGAACACCTGTGCTGCGTTCAGCACGGTGGACCATCCGTACGCTACAACGAACAACCGACCCCGGGACGCTTTGCGGCCGCTTACTGCCGCGCCTGCTCGCGTGCCGGTGTCAGACCTTGTCGCCGAGCTTGACCTGAGGAGCCGGGGCGCGCATCCGCCGGAAGGTGATCGACCGCATGACCGCGTACAGGTAGAGCGAGCCCATCCGCTGGTCGGTCTTCGGGAAGCGCTGCCGCACCAGCTTGCCGATCTTGCGGCAGATCAGCACCGAGTCGACGACCACACCCAGTGCCAGCGCGCCCCAGAGCACGTTGGAGATCAGCCGGACCAGCGGCGGCATCGCCGCGTTCGACCCGATCAGCACGATCAGGGCACCACCGAAGAACCAGGTGCCGACGGTACGCCGGGAGTCGACCACGTTGCGCGCCAGCAGCCGCTCCGGGCCGCGGTCGCGGGGGCCGCCCTCGCGGCGGAACTCGGAGGCGGCCTCGGCGCGCAGCTGGCGGCGGCGCTCCCGCTCCTCCTCCTTCGTGAGGGGGCGGGTGGGGCCGGCCGGGCGGCGGCCGGCGGTCGGCCGCTTGGGCGTCTCCCGACCCTTGGCCGGGGTGTAGCCCCGGGGCCGCTCGGCGGTCTCCTCGGGAGTCACCGAGGAGACGGCCTCGTCGACGAGGTCGGTGGACTTGCGGCGAAAGAGCGACGGCACGCGGCAAGGGTAGCCAACGGTCCGCGCCCGGTGCACATCGCGGTGCACCGGGGGCGAACGGAAGGTGGTGGAGGTTACGGACGCTCGGCGTGCGCGCCGAGGTCGGCGAGCTTCGCCTCGAAGTCCTCGTAGCCCCGGTTGATCAGGTCGACGCCGTACACCCGGGAGGTGCCCTCGGCCGCGAGCGCCGCGATCAGATGGCTGAAACCGGCCCGCAGGTCCGGGATGACCAGGTCGGCGGCGTGCAGCTTGCTCGGCCCGGCGATCACCGCGGAGTGCTTGAAGTTGCGACGGCCGAAGCGGCACGGGGTGCCGCCGAGGCAGTCCCGGTAGACCTGGATGTTGGCGCCCATCGAGTTGAGCGCCTCGGTGTAGCCCAGCCGCTGCTCGTAGACCGTCTCGTGGACGATCGACAGCCCGCGGGCCTGGGTCAGCGCCACGACCAGCGGCTGCTGCCAGTCGGTCATGAAGCCGGGGTGCACGTCGGTCTCCAGCGCCACGGCGTTCAGTTCGCCGCCCGGGTGCCAGAACCGGATGCCACCCTCCTGGCCCGGGTCGCCCAGCTTCGGCGGACGGGCGTCGGTGACCTCGTACTCGCCGCCGACCGACCGGAAGATGTTCAGGAAGGTCATCATGTCGGCCTGCTGCGCGCCGAGCACCTCGACGTGACCGCGGGTGGCCAGCGCGGCGGCCGCCCAGCTCGCCGCCTCGATCCGGTCCGGAATCGGCCGGTGGGTGTAGCCGTGCAGCTTCGGTACGCCCTGGATCTCGATCACCCGGTCGGTGTGCACCTTGATGATCGCGCCCATCTTCTGCAGGATGCAGATCAGGTCGATGATCTCCGGCTCCACCGCGGCGTTGCGCAGCTCGGTGACGCCCTCGGCCATCACAGCGGTCAGCAGCACCTGCTCGGTGGCGCCGACGCTCGGGTACGGCAGGGCGAACTTGGTGCCGTGCAGGCCGTTCGGCGCGGACAGGTGCAGACCCTCGGGCCGCTTGTCGACAGTGGCACCGAACTCCCGCAGCGCCTGAAGGTGGAAGTCGATCGGGCGCGGGCCGATGTGGCAGCCGCCCAGGTCCGGGATGAACGCGTGCCCGAGCCGGTGCAGCAGCGGGCCGCAGAAGAGGATCGGGATCCGGCTGGAGCCGGCGTGCACGTTGATCTGGTCGGTGCTGGCGCTCTCCACGTTGGCCGGGTCGAAGACGAGCTCGCCGTCCTCGGTGCCGTCGGTGACCTTGACGCCGTGCAGACCGAGCAGACCCCGGACCACCTCGACGTCGCGGATCTTCGGCACGTCGAACAGCCGGCTCGGGCTGTCGCCGAGCAGCGCGGCGACCATCGCCTTCGAAACCAGGTTCTTCGCGCCGCGCACGCGGATCCGCCCTTCAAGCGGAGTGCCTCCGTGCACGACCAGGACGTCGTCGGTCAACGCAACCTCCAGCGCGTCGGTGCTGCCGTGTTGATGGTGGGGAGCGTGAACCCTTTCGCTACCCCGGATGCGGCCATATCGAAACGGCCCGCTTGCGTCGTCGCTCCGGCAGCATAGCCCTCGGTGACGAAAAAGGACTCGGTCACATCGGCGTGTGTGGCATTAATCGGTGATCCGGCACTTTTGCGTACCAAGGGCACTACGGATCGTGATCAGACCGTGGCCGGCGGCGGGGTGTCCGCGCCGGGCAGGGCGAGCATCTGATCCAGCGCCACCCGGGCGTGGTACGCGGTGTCGGCGTCCACCGTGATCTGGTTGACCACCCGGCCGGCGACCAGCTCCTCCAGTGCCCACACCAGGTGCGGCAGGTCGATCCGGTTCATCGTCGAGCAGTAGCAGACCGCCTTGTCCAGGAACATGACCTGCTTGTCCGGGTGTGCCAGCGCCAGCCGGCGGACCAGGTTCAGCTCGGTGCCGAGCGCCCACGCCGACCCGGCGGGGGCCGCCTCGATGGTCTTGATGATGTACTCGGTCGAGCCGACGTGGTCGGCGGCCGTGACCACCTCGTGCCGGCACTCCGGGTGGACCAGCACGTTGACCCCGGGTACCCGCTCCCGTACGTCGTTGACGCTGTCCAGGGTGAACCGGCCGTGCACCGAGCAGTGCCCGCGCCACAGGATCATCTTGGCGTCGCGCAGCTGCTCGGGGGTGAGCCCGCCGCCCGGCTTGTGCGGGTCGTAGAGCACGCAGTCGTCCAGGGACAGGCCCATCTCCAGCACGGCCGTGTTGCGGCCCAGGTGCTGGTCGGGCAGGAAGAGCACCTTCGACCCCTGCTCGAACGCCCAGTCCAGGGCGCGCTTGGCGTTGGAGGAGGTGCAGACCACGCCACCGTTACGGCCGACGAAGCCCTTGATGTCGGCCGAGGAGTTCATGTACGTCACCGGCACGGTCTCGCCGGCGATGCCCAGCTCGGTCAGCGTGTCCCAGGCGGCCTCGACCTGGCCCAGCACGGCCATGTCCGCCATCGAGCACCCGGCCGCCAGGTCGGGCAGGATCACCCGCTGGGTGTCGGTGGTGAGGATGTCGGCGCTCTCGGCCATGAAGTGCACGCCGCAGAAGAGGATGTACTCCGCGTCCGGGCGGGCCGCGGCCTCGCGGGCGAGCTTGAACGAGTCGCCGGTCACGTCCGCGAACTGGATCACCTCGTCGCGCTGGTAGTGGTGCCCCAGCACGAAGACCTTGCTGCCCAGCTTCGCCTTCGCCGCCGCGGCGCGGGCCACCAGATCCGGATCGCTGGGCGCCGGAAGATCGCCCGGACACTCGACGCCGCGCTCGGTGTCGGGGTCGCTGCCCCGGCCGAGCAGCAGCAGAGCCGTCGCCGTGTTGGAGGGTTCCACCCAGGTCGAAGTCACGTGATCCATGGTCCCACAGCGCGGGCGCGGCGCGGCTTCCGTTGGTGTGGGCTGCCACACTGCTCGGCATGCGTGTGCTGCTCTGCCCGGACAAGTTCGCCGGCACCCTGCCCGCACCGGAGGTGGCCGCCGCGGTGGCTGCCGGTTGGCGCACCGTCGCCGAGGGTGACGACCTGCTGATCCGGCCGCTGGCCGACGGCGGGCCGGGCTTCGTGGAGGTGCTCGCCGAGGCCCTCGGCGGCCGGCGGGTGGCGGTACGGACTGTCGACCCGCTGGGCCGGCCGGCGGCCGGTGAGATCCTGCTCACCGCCGACGGCGCGACCGCCTACCTGGAGAGCGCCCAGGCGTGCGGGCTGCACCTGCTCACCGGCGCCGAACGTGACCCGAAGACCACCACCTCCTACGGGCTGGGCCTGCTCGTCGCGGCCGCGGTGGAGAGCGGGGCCCGGACGGTGGTGATCGGGCTGGGTGGCTCCGGCACCAACGACGCCGGCGCCGGGATGCTGGCCGCGCTGGGCGTGACCCCGCTCGACGCCGCCGGCGCCGCGCTTCCGTACGGCGGGGCGGCGCTCGCCGGGGCCGTCGCGCTGGACGGCGCACCCCGGCTGCGCGGGGTCCGCCTGGTCGCCGCCACCGACGTGGACAACCCGCTGCTCGGCCTGCACGGCGCGAGCAACGTGTTCGGCCCGCAGAAGGGTGCCGACCGGGCCGACGTGCTGTTGCTCGACGCCGCACTGGAGCACTTCGCGACGGTGTTGGAGCGGGATCTGCCCGGCTGCCCGGCGGGGCTCGGCGCGCTGCCCGGCGGCGGGGCCGCGGGCGGCATTGGCGCGGCCATCCTCGCCCTGGGTGGCGGCTGCGAATCGGGCATCGGCCTGGTCACCCGGGCCACCGGGCTGGACGCCGCGCTCGACACCGTCGACCTGGTGATCACCGGCGAGGGGTCCTTCGACCACCAGTCGCTGCGCGGCAAGGTCGTCGCCGGGGTGGCCGGCGCCGCCCGGGACCGGGGGGTTCCCTGCGTGGTGGTGGCCGGCCAGGTGAGCACCGGCCGGCGGGAGGCCGCCGCGGCGGGGGTGACCGACGCGTACAGCCTGGTCGAGCACTTCGGCGGGGAGGAGGGCGGCGGGCTCGCCGCCGCGCTGAGCCGGCCGGTGGACGGGCTGCGCGAGCTGGGCGCCCGGCTGGCCCGGCAGTGGAGCCGCTGAGCGCTCCGGGTGGTCGCGGTACGCGGCCACGACCGGGCCGACCTGCGGCGGGGGTCACGCCACGCGGGTGAGCCCGGCCGCGGCGGCGTACGATCGGAAAAGGACCACACCGGGAATCACTGGACGGCGCGCGGCGTTGGCCAGTGCGTCCGGACCCAATACCGCGCAGGGAGACTTCCACGTGACCACGCCAGCGCAGACCGAGTCGACCGAGGCCAAGGCCCCTACTTCCGTCGTCCTCACCGACGTCGCGGCGCAGAAGGTCAAGGCTCTGATCGAGC
Above is a window of Micromonospora coriariae DNA encoding:
- a CDS encoding helix-turn-helix domain-containing protein gives rise to the protein MPPEPAAPLATIAAALRRERDRVGISLTELARRAGVAKSTVSQLESGTGNPSVETLWALGAALGVPLSRLVEPADDGVRVIRAGDGPQVRSEQADFTGTLLSAGAAHLRRDIYLIELEPGAIRAADGHTPRSVEHVVVAAGRLRVGPESGTVDLGPGDYATFPGDAPHRYEALVAGTFAVLVMEHP
- a CDS encoding DUF3043 domain-containing protein, whose amino-acid sequence is MPSLFRRKSTDLVDEAVSSVTPEETAERPRGYTPAKGRETPKRPTAGRRPAGPTRPLTKEEERERRRQLRAEAASEFRREGGPRDRGPERLLARNVVDSRRTVGTWFFGGALIVLIGSNAAMPPLVRLISNVLWGALALGVVVDSVLICRKIGKLVRQRFPKTDQRMGSLYLYAVMRSITFRRMRAPAPQVKLGDKV
- the murA gene encoding UDP-N-acetylglucosamine 1-carboxyvinyltransferase, whose product is MTDDVLVVHGGTPLEGRIRVRGAKNLVSKAMVAALLGDSPSRLFDVPKIRDVEVVRGLLGLHGVKVTDGTEDGELVFDPANVESASTDQINVHAGSSRIPILFCGPLLHRLGHAFIPDLGGCHIGPRPIDFHLQALREFGATVDKRPEGLHLSAPNGLHGTKFALPYPSVGATEQVLLTAVMAEGVTELRNAAVEPEIIDLICILQKMGAIIKVHTDRVIEIQGVPKLHGYTHRPIPDRIEAASWAAAALATRGHVEVLGAQQADMMTFLNIFRSVGGEYEVTDARPPKLGDPGQEGGIRFWHPGGELNAVALETDVHPGFMTDWQQPLVVALTQARGLSIVHETVYEQRLGYTEALNSMGANIQVYRDCLGGTPCRFGRRNFKHSAVIAGPSKLHAADLVIPDLRAGFSHLIAALAAEGTSRVYGVDLINRGYEDFEAKLADLGAHAERP
- the nadA gene encoding quinolinate synthase NadA — protein: MTSTWVEPSNTATALLLLGRGSDPDTERGVECPGDLPAPSDPDLVARAAAAKAKLGSKVFVLGHHYQRDEVIQFADVTGDSFKLAREAAARPDAEYILFCGVHFMAESADILTTDTQRVILPDLAAGCSMADMAVLGQVEAAWDTLTELGIAGETVPVTYMNSSADIKGFVGRNGGVVCTSSNAKRALDWAFEQGSKVLFLPDQHLGRNTAVLEMGLSLDDCVLYDPHKPGGGLTPEQLRDAKMILWRGHCSVHGRFTLDSVNDVRERVPGVNVLVHPECRHEVVTAADHVGSTEYIIKTIEAAPAGSAWALGTELNLVRRLALAHPDKQVMFLDKAVCYCSTMNRIDLPHLVWALEELVAGRVVNQITVDADTAYHARVALDQMLALPGADTPPPATV
- a CDS encoding glycerate kinase family protein, with product MRVLLCPDKFAGTLPAPEVAAAVAAGWRTVAEGDDLLIRPLADGGPGFVEVLAEALGGRRVAVRTVDPLGRPAAGEILLTADGATAYLESAQACGLHLLTGAERDPKTTTSYGLGLLVAAAVESGARTVVIGLGGSGTNDAGAGMLAALGVTPLDAAGAALPYGGAALAGAVALDGAPRLRGVRLVAATDVDNPLLGLHGASNVFGPQKGADRADVLLLDAALEHFATVLERDLPGCPAGLGALPGGGAAGGIGAAILALGGGCESGIGLVTRATGLDAALDTVDLVITGEGSFDHQSLRGKVVAGVAGAARDRGVPCVVVAGQVSTGRREAAAAGVTDAYSLVEHFGGEEGGGLAAALSRPVDGLRELGARLARQWSR